From Pan paniscus chromosome 9, NHGRI_mPanPan1-v2.0_pri, whole genome shotgun sequence, the proteins below share one genomic window:
- the LOC100972374 gene encoding olfactory receptor 10A3 has product MKRQNQSCVVEFILLGFSNFPELQVQLFGVFLVIYVVTLMGNAIITVIISLDQSLHVPMYLFLLNPSVVEVSFSAVITPEMLVVLSTGKTMISFVGCFAQMYFILLFGGTECFLLGAMAYDRFAAICHPLNYPVMMNRGVFMKLVIFSWISGIMVATVQTTCVFSFPFCGPNEINHLFGETPPVLELVCADTFLFEIYAFTGTILIVMVPFLLILLSYIRVLFAILKMPSTTGRQKAFSTCASHLTSVTMFCGTANMTYLQPKSGYSPETKKLMSLAYTLLTPLLNPLIYSLRNSEMKRALIKLWRRKVILHTF; this is encoded by the coding sequence atgaaaagacaaaatcaaagCTGTGTGGTTGAATTCATCCTCCTGGGCTTTTCTAACTTTCCTGAGCTCCAGGTGCAGCTCTTTGGGGTTTTCCTAGTTATTTACGTGGTGACCCTGATGGGAAATGCCATCATTACAGTCATCATCTCCCTAGACCAGAGCCTCCACGTTCCCATGTACCTGTTCCTCCTGAACCCATCTGTGGTGGAGGTGAGTTTCAGTGCAGTCATTACGCCTGAAATGCTGGTGGTGCTCTCTACTGGGAAAACTATGATTTCTTTTGTGGGCTGTTTTGCACAGATGTATTTCATCCTTCTTTTTGGTGGGACTGAATGTTTTCTCCTGGGAGCGATGGCTTATGACCGATTTGCTGCAATTTGCCATCCTCTGAACTACCCAGTGATGATGAACAGAGGGGTTTTTATGAAATTAGTAATATTCTCATGGATCTCAGGGATCATGGTGGCTACTGTGCAGACCACTTGTgtatttagttttccattttgtGGCCCCAATGAAATTAATCATCTCTTCGGTGAGACTCCCCCGGTACTAGAGCTTGTGTGTGCAGACACCTTCTTATTTGAAATCTATGCCTTCACAGGCACCATTTTGATTGTTATGGTTCCTTTCTTGTTGATCCTCTTGTCTTACATTCGAGTTCTGTTTGCCATCCTGAAGATGCCATCAACTACTGGGAGACAAAAGGCCTTTTCCACCTGTGCCTCTCACCTCACATCTGTGACCATGTTCTGTGGCACAGCCAATATGACTTATTTACAACCCAAATCTGGCTACTCACCAGAAACCAAGAAACTGATGTCATTGGCTTACACGTTGCTTACCCCTCTGCTCAATCCGCTCATCTATAGCTTACGAAACAGTGAGATGAAGAGGGCTTTGATAAAACTATGGCGAAGAAAAGTGATTTTACACACATTCTGA
- the LOC100972036 gene encoding olfactory receptor 10A6: MERQNQSCVVEFILLGFSNYPELQGQLFVAFLVIYLVTLIGNAIIIVIISLDHSLHVPMYVFLLNLSVVDLSFSAVIMPEMLVVFSTEKTTISFGGCFAQMYFILLFGGAECFLLGAMAYDRFAAICHPLNYQMIMNKGVFMKLIIFSWALGFMLGTVQTSWVSSFPFCGLNEINHISCETPAVLELACADTFLFEIYAFTGTFLIILVPFLLILLSYIRVLFAILKMPSTTGRQKAFSTCAAHLTSVTLFYGTASMTYLQPKSGYSPETKKVMSLSYSLLTPLLNPLIYSLRNSEMKRALMKLWRRRVVLHTI; encoded by the coding sequence ATGGAAAGACAAAATCAAAGCTGTGTGGTTGAATTCATCCTCTTGGGCTTTTCTAACTATCCTGAGCTCCAGGGGCAGCTCTTTGTGGCTTTCCTGGTTATTTATCTGGTGACCCTGATAGGAAATGCCATCATTATAGTCATCATCTCCCTAGACCACAGCCTCCACGTTCCCATGTACGTGTTTCTCCTGAACTTATCTGTGGTGGACCTGAGTTTCAGTGCAGTTATTATGCCTGAAATGCTGGTGgtcttctctactgaaaaaactACAATTTCTTTTGGGGGCTGTTTTGCACAGATGTATTTCATCCTTCTTTTTGGTGGGGCTGAATGTTTTCTTCTGGGAGCAATGGCTTATGACCGATTTGCTGCAATTTGCCATCCTCTCAACTACCAAATGATTATGAATAAAGGAGTTTTTatgaaattaattatattttcatggGCCTTAGGTTTTATGTTAGGTACTGTTCAAACATCATGGGTATCTAGTTTTCCCTTCTGTGGCCTTAATGAAATTAACCATATATCTTGTGAAACCCCAGCAGTGTTAGAACTTGCATGTGCAGACACATTTTTGTTTGAAATCTATGCATTCACAGGCACCTTTTTGATTATTTTGGTTCCTTTCTTGTTGATACTCTTGTCTTACATTCGAGTTCTGTTTGCCATCCTGAAGATGCCATCAACCACTGGGAGACAAAAGGCCTTTTCCACCTGTGCCGCTCACCTCACATCTGTGACCCTATTCTATGGCACAGCCAGTATGACTTATTTACAACCCAAATCTGGCTACTCACCGGAAACCAAGAAAGTGATGTCACTGTCTTACTCACTTCTGACACCACTGCTGAATCCGCTTATCTACAGTTTGCGAAATAGTGAGATGAAGAGGGCTTTGATGAAATTATGGCGAAGGCGAGTGGTTTTACACACAATCTGA